TGGTGGGGACGATCCTCGAGGAGCACGGGCTGGCCGTGCCTGTGGTGGGCACGCTGAAAAAGCCTGTAACCAACAAAGACTTGGCCGAGGCTGCGCAGGCCCTGCGGGCGTCGGGCGCCTGCCCGATCATGGTGGTGGACGCCATGCTGGGCAAGGAGGCCGGGGTCATCCGCGTGGGCGGCTGGCCCATGCGGCCGGGGATGGGCAGGGCGCAGCCTCTGGGGGAGCTGCGCCTCGGCGGTTCCGTGGCGAAAGAAGTCGGCGGGGACGACGATTACATCGCGCTGGCCACGGCGGGCCTGGGGCTGGTCATTGGGATGGCCCGCGTCGCCGCGGGGGCCATCCTGGAGGCTTTCGGGCGCAGGGAGGGAGGAGCCCTGTGCCTGAAACTGGGGCAGGGTTTGCTGTGGCCGCAGGTGGTTTGACACCCCAGCAACACCAGCGGGACTTCTTGGTTGTTTACCAGCCAGCCGCTTGGTGAAATGGAGGTGCAGGTGGTGGACGGAATGACGGTAGTCCTCATCCCCGAGGCCTTGCGCGAAAAACTGGGCGCAGAAGCGGCAAAGGAACTTGTCGATCTCATCAACGTCTCTACCCGGGCCACGAAAGACAGCGTGACCGAGTTGATGGTAGAGCGGTTTGAGCGACGAGTTGCCGAAACTGAAGCTCGCCTTGAGAAGCGCCTGGCTGACCTGGAATCTCGGCTCACCTGGAAGATATTCGGGTTCTGGGCAGGGCAGATCCTGGTGATGGTGGCGCTGCTCGAGGCGTTCTTCCGGTTCTTTCTCAGATAGGCCCGAAAGCACACAGATGCGGCGCTGGGGCGGGCTGAAGAAAGGCCCGCCCCAACTACGTCAGTATGGTCCCGGACGCCCGGGACTTGGCGTTGCGCTGCCGTAGTCGGCGCACCGGAGGTCGAGCGAAAGACACGGCAAGGAGCGCGCAATAACGAGCGAGGTGTAGCGGGACGCCGGCAGGCCCTGGAGGCCATGGACCCGACAGATCTGAAGATCCTGCCGGCCCCGGCAC
The sequence above is a segment of the Bacillota bacterium genome. Coding sequences within it:
- a CDS encoding DUF1256 domain-containing protein; translation: MRTLEVRYDAPGAANAIAGLLREALASYQPAQPAVLCLGTDHYLGDCFGPLVGTILEEHGLAVPVVGTLKKPVTNKDLAEAAQALRASGACPIMVVDAMLGKEAGVIRVGGWPMRPGMGRAQPLGELRLGGSVAKEVGGDDDYIALATAGLGLVIGMARVAAGAILEAFGRREGGALCLKLGQGLLWPQVV